A genomic region of Catalinimonas niigatensis contains the following coding sequences:
- a CDS encoding NADH:ubiquinone reductase (Na(+)-transporting) subunit D: MSTEVADKPVKQKEKSEDLFSKRRRKFISDPLNDDNPITVQVLGICSALAVTTQLSPTLIMAISVVFVIVFSNLIISLIRNMVPGRVRIIVQLAVIATLVTLVDQVLKAYFYDAWKVLSVFVGLIITNCIVMGRLEAFAMGNKPYDSVLDGLGSGFGYAWVILAVAFFRELLGSGAIFGFKVFEAIGLENFPNNGLMVSPVGAFMILGMIIWIQRSMTGYVER; this comes from the coding sequence ATGAGCACAGAAGTAGCTGATAAACCAGTAAAACAAAAAGAGAAATCGGAAGACTTATTTTCTAAAAGAAGACGTAAGTTTATTTCAGATCCCCTTAATGATGATAATCCGATTACAGTACAGGTTTTGGGAATATGTTCAGCCCTTGCCGTTACCACACAGTTAAGCCCTACATTGATTATGGCGATTTCAGTGGTATTTGTGATTGTGTTTTCTAATCTTATTATCTCACTGATTAGAAACATGGTGCCTGGCCGGGTAAGGATTATTGTACAATTGGCAGTCATTGCTACCTTAGTAACATTGGTTGACCAGGTACTGAAGGCTTATTTTTATGATGCCTGGAAAGTACTTTCTGTATTTGTAGGTTTGATTATTACCAACTGCATCGTGATGGGTAGACTAGAAGCCTTTGCAATGGGTAACAAGCCTTATGATTCGGTACTTGACGGACTTGGTAGTGGATTTGGCTATGCCTGGGTAATTTTGGCAGTAGCTTTCTTCCGCGAACTATTAGGTTCAGGAGCAATCTTTGGGTTTAAAGTCTTTGAAGCCATAGGTCTTGAAAACTTTCCAAACAATGGATTGATGGTTTCTCCGGTAGGAGCTTTCATGATCT
- the nqrC gene encoding NADH:ubiquinone reductase (Na(+)-transporting) subunit C, protein MRQSNTYIIVFSAVLTIILGGLLSLAAVGLKPMQDMQVALDTQKKILGAVMQLQPTDDVPAIYEEKIESLVVDANGEEVKEVDGEPIVAEKVSIESEFDKDPQDRLYPVYKYSEGGDQVTAYILPIFGVGLWDDIWGYIALNNDFETLAGIVLDHAGETPGLGARITSIEVQERFKGKKIYDDVGELVGIRMVKGETGEPSAYGDNEVDGLSGATITAKGVNNMISDYLNYYQPYLKKLSEGGAQASHRQEAGI, encoded by the coding sequence GTGCGACAGTCTAATACTTATATTATCGTTTTCTCCGCTGTATTGACGATCATACTGGGCGGATTGTTATCACTTGCTGCAGTGGGCCTGAAGCCTATGCAGGACATGCAGGTAGCACTGGATACACAGAAAAAAATTCTGGGTGCGGTCATGCAGTTGCAACCTACCGATGATGTTCCTGCGATCTATGAAGAAAAAATAGAATCACTGGTGGTAGATGCCAATGGAGAGGAAGTGAAAGAAGTGGATGGAGAGCCTATAGTGGCTGAAAAAGTAAGTATAGAATCAGAGTTTGATAAAGATCCGCAGGACAGGCTTTATCCAGTGTATAAATATAGCGAAGGAGGTGATCAGGTAACTGCCTATATATTACCAATATTTGGTGTAGGCCTCTGGGACGATATCTGGGGCTATATTGCTTTAAACAATGATTTTGAAACCTTAGCAGGTATAGTACTTGACCATGCAGGTGAAACTCCTGGTCTGGGAGCAAGAATCACCAGCATAGAAGTGCAGGAACGCTTTAAAGGAAAGAAAATCTACGATGATGTAGGTGAACTGGTAGGAATCAGGATGGTAAAAGGAGAAACCGGAGAGCCAAGCGCTTATGGCGACAATGAAGTAGATGGACTTTCTGGAGCTACTATTACTGCCAAAGGGGTAAATAATATGATTTCAGACTATCTTAACTACTACCAGCCTTATTTAAAGAAATTATCGGAAGGTGGCGCGCAAGCCAGCCATAGGCAAGAAGCAGGCATTTAA
- a CDS encoding NADH:ubiquinone reductase (Na(+)-transporting) subunit B → MKAIRDILDKQKPLFEKGGKFEKYYYLWEANETFLFTPNETTHSKGAQVRDALNLKRLMITVVIAMIPCLLFGIYNVGHMHFLATGGVATFGEKVLLGATVVLPIVLVAYVAGGLVEVAFSFIRRHPINEGFLVTGMLIPLILPPTIPLWQVALASVFAIVIAKEVFGGTGMNVLNVAMTARAFLYFAYPSDMSGDVWYYMGDQQYADGFTGATALGIAAEASITEGTQNVVSTLAATDGGLFTFWNMFMGFIPGSIGETSTLMALIGALILIVTGVGSWKIIVSVFAGALGLGYILSLAGANEFMMMPAHYHWVMGGLAFGAVFMATDPVSAAHTESGKWVYGALIGIITVIIRVLNPAYPEGIMLAVLFMNVFAPLIDHVVVQSNKKRRLQRATV, encoded by the coding sequence ATGAAAGCGATTAGAGACATTTTGGATAAACAGAAGCCGCTCTTTGAAAAAGGTGGTAAGTTTGAGAAGTATTACTATCTCTGGGAGGCAAATGAGACCTTTCTTTTTACACCAAATGAAACCACGCATAGTAAGGGAGCTCAGGTAAGGGATGCACTCAACCTCAAGCGCCTGATGATTACGGTGGTGATTGCCATGATACCTTGTCTTTTATTTGGTATTTATAATGTAGGCCATATGCACTTTTTGGCTACTGGCGGAGTTGCTACATTTGGAGAAAAAGTTTTGTTAGGAGCAACAGTAGTATTACCGATAGTACTGGTTGCTTATGTCGCAGGTGGTTTGGTGGAGGTAGCATTTTCTTTCATTCGCCGTCACCCTATCAATGAAGGCTTTCTGGTGACAGGTATGTTGATTCCTTTGATTCTGCCTCCTACCATTCCTTTGTGGCAGGTTGCATTGGCTTCTGTATTTGCTATCGTGATTGCTAAAGAAGTATTTGGCGGAACTGGAATGAATGTGTTGAACGTTGCGATGACAGCCAGGGCGTTTCTTTACTTTGCATATCCTTCAGATATGTCAGGAGACGTATGGTATTACATGGGAGATCAGCAATACGCTGATGGTTTTACTGGAGCTACAGCACTAGGAATTGCTGCAGAAGCCAGTATTACCGAAGGAACTCAAAATGTAGTGTCTACACTTGCCGCTACTGATGGAGGATTATTCACTTTCTGGAATATGTTTATGGGCTTTATTCCCGGCTCTATTGGAGAGACTTCTACGCTTATGGCCTTGATAGGGGCATTGATCCTTATTGTTACCGGGGTAGGAAGCTGGAAAATTATTGTAAGTGTATTTGCAGGGGCATTAGGTTTAGGATATATTCTCTCTTTGGCAGGAGCCAATGAGTTTATGATGATGCCGGCTCATTATCACTGGGTGATGGGTGGTTTGGCTTTTGGTGCGGTATTTATGGCGACAGATCCCGTTTCTGCTGCCCATACAGAATCCGGAAAGTGGGTTTATGGAGCTCTGATTGGCATTATTACAGTAATAATCAGGGTGTTAAACCCCGCTTATCCGGAAGGAATCATGCTGGCAGTACTGTTTATGAATGTATTTGCCCCGCTTATTGATCATGTAGTAGTTCAGTCTAACAAAAAAAGAAGATTACAACGTGCGACAGTCTAA
- a CDS encoding Na(+)-translocating NADH-quinone reductase subunit A produces MSQHIKLKKGFNINLAGKPQKVVAESERPETFAIKPTDFLGVIRPKVAVREGDIVKAGTPVFFDKKMNQVMYSAPVSGEVVEIVRGQKRKLLEIKILADQEIEYEKFQEYSASELAGMSREQAQESMLRSGVWPQLIQRPYGIVANPEDTPKAIFISTFDTHPLAPDYDVLLKNQASYFEAGVEILKKFTLGKVNLGVNADAEVSPVFSNAKGTQVTKFSGPHPAGNVGVHIHHVDPIGKGDLIWTIDPYGVVQIGKLFLKGIYDASKIIALTGSEVKEPKYYHTFIGGCIDKLVNGQIKQDHVRYISGNVLTGEKISEKGYLGFYHHQITVIPEGDQYEFLGWLKPTTSKLSFHRALGLFSYLNPKKEFVLTTNTQGEERAFVQTGVFEKVTPMDIFPLFLIKAILAEDYDGMEELGIYEVIEEDLALCEFIDVSKHDIQAILREGINLIKAT; encoded by the coding sequence ATGTCTCAGCACATCAAACTTAAAAAAGGATTTAACATCAATCTTGCAGGTAAACCTCAAAAAGTAGTTGCCGAATCCGAACGACCAGAAACTTTCGCTATAAAACCTACTGATTTTCTAGGGGTCATCCGGCCTAAGGTAGCAGTACGTGAGGGTGACATTGTCAAGGCGGGTACCCCGGTTTTCTTTGATAAGAAAATGAATCAGGTCATGTATAGTGCCCCGGTAAGTGGTGAGGTAGTAGAGATTGTCAGAGGACAGAAGCGAAAGCTGCTGGAGATCAAAATATTGGCTGACCAAGAGATTGAGTACGAAAAATTTCAGGAATATTCTGCTTCTGAGTTGGCAGGGATGAGCCGCGAACAGGCACAGGAAAGCATGCTTAGAAGTGGCGTATGGCCCCAACTGATTCAGCGTCCTTATGGAATCGTAGCAAATCCTGAAGATACTCCTAAAGCGATCTTCATCTCCACCTTTGATACCCATCCTCTGGCTCCTGATTATGATGTTCTTCTGAAAAACCAGGCCAGTTATTTTGAGGCAGGTGTCGAAATCCTTAAAAAATTTACGCTAGGAAAAGTAAATCTGGGTGTAAATGCTGATGCAGAAGTCTCACCTGTATTTTCTAACGCCAAAGGCACCCAGGTGACTAAATTTTCCGGACCTCATCCGGCAGGTAATGTGGGAGTTCACATCCATCATGTAGATCCTATCGGTAAAGGAGATTTAATCTGGACCATAGATCCTTATGGTGTGGTGCAAATAGGAAAACTTTTCCTAAAAGGAATCTATGATGCTTCTAAAATAATAGCCCTTACGGGTTCTGAGGTAAAGGAGCCTAAATACTACCATACATTTATCGGAGGATGCATAGACAAACTGGTTAATGGACAGATTAAGCAGGATCATGTGCGGTATATTTCCGGAAATGTACTTACAGGAGAGAAAATTTCTGAAAAAGGTTATCTGGGATTTTACCATCATCAAATTACCGTCATTCCTGAAGGAGATCAATATGAGTTTTTGGGTTGGTTAAAACCTACTACCAGTAAGTTAAGTTTTCACCGGGCATTGGGATTATTTTCTTATTTGAATCCAAAAAAAGAGTTTGTATTAACTACAAACACGCAGGGAGAAGAAAGAGCTTTTGTGCAGACCGGAGTTTTTGAGAAAGTAACGCCTATGGATATTTTTCCTTTGTTTTTGATCAAGGCTATTCTGGCCGAAGATTACGACGGCATGGAAGAGTTGGGGATTTATGAAGTAATAGAAGAAGACTTAGCGCTTTGTGAGTTTATAGATGTATCCAAGCATGATATCCAGGCTATACTTCGTGAAGGAATAAATTTGATAAAGGCTACATAA
- a CDS encoding 4-hydroxy-3-methylbut-2-enyl diphosphate reductase: MEVTIDSNSGYCFGVEFAIQMAEDEMLDGNTLYCLGDIVHNDMEVKRLHNKGLRIISRDDLSRITNCKVLIRAHGEPPETYQTALNNNIELIDASCPVVLKLQNRVKNAYDAMREKKGQIVIYGQPGHAEVIGLTGQTGGEAIIILKDEDLDKIDFTRSVTLFSQTTKSTKGFYRIKALIEERLHASNHHLQTIEFNANDSICRQVSNREPQLQKFSKEQDVIIFVSSKKSSNGKALYSVCKAENERSYFIANEDEIQTEWFDNAQKVGICGATSTPMWLMKNVSDAIKNIGESCVTS, from the coding sequence ATGGAAGTTACAATTGATAGCAACTCAGGTTATTGTTTTGGCGTTGAGTTTGCCATTCAAATGGCTGAAGATGAAATGCTCGATGGCAATACACTTTATTGCTTGGGAGATATAGTACACAATGACATGGAGGTGAAACGCCTGCATAATAAAGGTCTTCGAATTATTTCCAGGGATGATCTGTCCCGGATTACCAACTGTAAAGTACTCATTAGGGCACATGGCGAACCTCCGGAAACGTATCAGACTGCCTTAAATAATAATATTGAACTTATTGATGCTTCTTGTCCTGTAGTACTAAAACTACAGAACCGGGTAAAGAACGCCTATGACGCAATGCGTGAGAAGAAAGGTCAGATTGTGATTTATGGTCAGCCAGGGCATGCCGAAGTTATTGGATTGACCGGACAGACAGGTGGAGAAGCGATTATTATACTCAAAGACGAAGATCTTGATAAAATAGATTTTACCCGTTCCGTTACCTTATTTAGTCAGACTACTAAAAGTACCAAAGGTTTTTATCGTATTAAAGCGCTTATTGAAGAGCGCTTGCATGCTTCCAACCATCATTTACAGACTATTGAGTTCAATGCCAATGATAGTATTTGCCGACAGGTTTCTAACCGGGAGCCTCAGTTGCAAAAATTTTCTAAAGAGCAGGATGTAATCATTTTTGTGAGCAGCAAAAAAAGTTCAAATGGCAAAGCCTTGTATAGTGTATGCAAAGCAGAAAATGAAAGAAGTTACTTTATTGCCAATGAAGATGAGATTCAGACGGAGTGGTTTGATAATGCACAAAAGGTGGGCATTTGTGGAGCTACCTCAACGCCTATGTGGTTGATGAAAAATGTATCTGACGCTATCAAAAATATTGGAGAGAGTTGTGTAACCTCATGA
- the cmk gene encoding (d)CMP kinase: MHDIIIALDGYSGCGKSSTAKEVAKALGYTYLDSGAMYRAATLYFIRNQIDVQNTQAIDRALNNIDIHFYRNKETLRNETYLNGENVEEEIRKMEVSEHVSAVSAIPEVRRKMVKQQRTLGAGRRVVMDGRDIGSHVFPEAELKIFMKADLAVRAQRRKKELEEKGVEVKLEEIERNLAERDRIDTSRAQSPLVKVEDAIEIDTTNLSFSEQVNKIIKLAKELIRK; this comes from the coding sequence ATGCACGACATTATCATAGCTTTAGACGGATATTCTGGTTGCGGCAAAAGCTCAACCGCCAAAGAAGTTGCGAAGGCATTAGGCTATACTTATCTGGATTCGGGAGCAATGTATCGGGCTGCTACCCTCTATTTTATCAGAAATCAGATAGATGTACAAAATACACAGGCCATAGATAGAGCATTGAACAATATTGACATTCACTTTTACAGAAATAAGGAGACACTTAGGAATGAAACTTATTTAAACGGTGAAAACGTTGAGGAGGAGATTAGAAAAATGGAAGTTTCAGAACATGTCAGTGCGGTAAGTGCCATTCCTGAAGTAAGAAGAAAAATGGTCAAACAGCAACGTACGCTGGGTGCAGGAAGACGAGTGGTGATGGATGGCAGGGACATTGGAAGTCATGTTTTTCCTGAGGCTGAACTAAAGATTTTCATGAAAGCTGATCTGGCTGTAAGAGCACAAAGAAGAAAAAAAGAGCTTGAAGAAAAAGGAGTAGAGGTGAAGCTAGAAGAAATTGAACGTAATCTGGCAGAAAGAGATAGAATAGATACTAGCAGAGCTCAGAGTCCTCTGGTCAAAGTTGAAGATGCTATAGAAATTGATACTACAAACCTAAGCTTTTCGGAGCAGGTAAATAAGATCATTAAATTGGCTAAAGAACTAATTAGAAAATAA
- a CDS encoding ABC-F family ATP-binding cassette domain-containing protein, producing the protein MIHISVDSLSKHYLTAEGREKFLFEDISFGIEQGQKVALVGINGTGKSTLLRIIAGQEVQDKGQVAISKDIKLAFAEQQPQFDPDATVLSAIYESENEVLELLREYRQELHKDASSDRLQALMSQVDSLNAWDYEYQIEQILGQLGLYDLDQSVKNLSGGQRKRVALARALIERPDFLILDEPTNHLDLDTIEWLENYLSAQKMSLLLVTHDRYFLERVTNEILELDQGKVYRYKGKYQYFLEKKSERMAQQQASVDKAQNLMRKELDWMRRQPKARGTKAKYRVEAFYDLKDQASQKVEDRNMELGLKGRRQGKKILEISHIHKSYGEKKIVDDFSYVFKRSDRIGVIGKNGTGKTTFLNMLTGQLTPDQGEIDSGQNTAFGYYTQQEISFNDEQRVIDVVKEVAEVVEISQGNFISASQFLQHFMFPPEMHYNKVKNLSGGEKRRLQLLRVLMTNPNFLILDEPTNDLDLMTLNVLEDFLFNFDGCLLLVSHDRYFMDRLVEHLFIFSDQGGDIKDFPGNYTDFRETLQEVEQKPNFKKVSEKKEYKQSSTPQSKSQKVSYKEKREYETLEAEIAKLETEKQKLAEELNQLSSASSPDHQALVDVSQKIDEVSKQIDVKSNRWLELAEMIG; encoded by the coding sequence ATGATCCATATTTCTGTAGACTCCTTGAGTAAACATTACCTGACCGCAGAAGGTCGGGAAAAATTCCTTTTTGAAGACATTTCTTTTGGTATTGAGCAAGGACAAAAAGTAGCGCTTGTTGGTATCAATGGCACTGGCAAATCTACTTTATTGAGAATTATTGCCGGACAAGAGGTACAGGATAAAGGTCAGGTAGCGATCAGTAAAGATATAAAACTGGCTTTTGCCGAACAGCAACCTCAGTTTGATCCGGATGCTACGGTATTGTCCGCCATTTATGAAAGCGAAAATGAAGTACTGGAACTTCTCAGAGAATACCGACAAGAACTCCATAAAGATGCCTCTTCCGATCGCTTACAGGCCCTGATGAGCCAGGTGGATAGCCTGAATGCCTGGGATTATGAGTACCAGATTGAACAAATTCTGGGACAGTTAGGATTGTATGACTTGGATCAATCGGTAAAAAACCTCTCCGGTGGACAGCGAAAGCGCGTAGCTTTAGCAAGGGCTTTGATAGAGCGTCCTGATTTTCTAATTTTAGATGAGCCAACCAACCATTTGGACCTGGATACCATTGAGTGGCTGGAGAATTACCTGTCAGCACAGAAGATGTCCCTCCTGCTCGTCACTCACGACCGCTACTTTCTGGAGCGTGTCACCAACGAGATTTTGGAGCTGGACCAGGGAAAAGTCTATCGTTATAAAGGTAAGTATCAGTACTTTTTGGAAAAGAAAAGTGAGCGTATGGCCCAGCAGCAAGCCAGTGTTGACAAAGCGCAAAATCTAATGCGCAAAGAACTGGATTGGATGCGTCGACAGCCCAAAGCAAGAGGAACCAAAGCAAAGTATAGAGTAGAAGCTTTTTATGATCTGAAAGATCAGGCTAGTCAAAAAGTGGAGGATAGGAACATGGAACTGGGCCTTAAAGGTCGGCGTCAGGGAAAAAAGATTCTTGAAATTTCGCACATACATAAGTCCTACGGTGAGAAAAAAATTGTTGATGACTTTTCATATGTCTTCAAAAGAAGTGATCGCATCGGAGTTATAGGGAAGAACGGCACAGGAAAGACTACTTTTCTGAATATGCTTACCGGACAGTTAACTCCTGATCAGGGAGAGATTGACTCAGGGCAAAACACTGCGTTTGGCTACTACACTCAGCAGGAAATCAGTTTCAACGACGAACAACGAGTGATAGATGTGGTGAAAGAAGTAGCGGAAGTCGTAGAAATCAGCCAGGGTAATTTTATTTCAGCCTCTCAGTTTTTGCAGCATTTTATGTTTCCTCCCGAGATGCACTATAATAAAGTGAAGAATCTGAGCGGTGGAGAAAAGCGTAGATTGCAACTGCTGCGTGTATTGATGACTAACCCTAACTTTCTGATCCTGGATGAGCCTACCAATGACCTGGATTTGATGACCTTAAATGTACTGGAAGATTTCCTGTTCAACTTTGACGGTTGTCTCCTGCTGGTATCACACGACCGCTATTTCATGGATCGGTTGGTAGAGCATTTATTTATTTTTAGCGATCAGGGAGGTGATATCAAGGATTTTCCTGGCAATTACACGGACTTTAGGGAGACCTTGCAAGAGGTAGAACAAAAACCTAATTTCAAGAAAGTTTCTGAAAAGAAAGAATATAAACAATCTTCTACACCCCAAAGTAAATCTCAGAAAGTCTCTTATAAAGAAAAGAGAGAGTACGAAACGCTGGAGGCAGAGATAGCAAAACTGGAAACTGAAAAACAAAAGCTAGCAGAAGAGTTAAATCAGTTATCTTCAGCTTCTTCTCCTGACCATCAGGCCTTGGTTGATGTTTCCCAGAAAATTGATGAGGTCAGCAAACAAATAGATGTAAAATCAAACCGTTGGCTGGAATTGGCAGAGATGATAGGTTAG
- a CDS encoding MFS transporter, with protein MEPTLQKATMEKPRLSFWQIWNMNFGFLGIQFGFALQNANTSRIFETLGASKDEIPILWLAAPTTGLLVQPIIGYFSDRTWHPRLGRRRPYFLIGAVLASIALVFMPNSPVLWVAAGMLWIMDASINISMEPFRALVADMLPSIQRTSGFAVQTFFIGVGAVVASALPYMLTEWLDVSNTASAGQIPDSVKISFYLGAFAFFSAVIWSVVKTKEYPPKEFNRYNGEEATEEHDHGISQIFIDFFRMPKTMVQLAAVQFFTWFALFCMWLYTTAAVTEHVYGTTDPTSALYNEGANWVGVCFAVYNGFSAVLAFLLPKLALSMGRKKVHMLSLIVGGLSLISIFFISDPIILLVSMLGVGLAWASILTMPYAILAGSLPASKMGIYMGIFNFFIVIPQIIASSTLGFISRTFFENQGIYVLMLGGAAMIVAGLMVIFVKDVDDVVR; from the coding sequence ATGGAGCCAACCTTACAAAAAGCAACCATGGAGAAGCCCCGTCTTAGCTTCTGGCAGATTTGGAATATGAACTTTGGCTTCTTGGGTATACAGTTTGGTTTTGCCCTGCAAAATGCCAACACCAGCCGTATCTTTGAAACCCTGGGAGCCAGCAAGGATGAAATTCCAATCTTATGGTTGGCAGCACCTACCACTGGTCTGCTGGTGCAACCTATCATCGGTTATTTTAGCGACCGTACCTGGCATCCTCGTTTAGGAAGGCGGAGGCCCTATTTTTTAATTGGCGCTGTCCTGGCCAGTATTGCTTTGGTTTTTATGCCCAATTCCCCGGTGCTTTGGGTAGCTGCTGGTATGTTGTGGATCATGGATGCTTCCATCAACATTTCTATGGAGCCGTTTCGTGCTCTGGTTGCTGATATGTTACCCTCCATCCAAAGGACCTCGGGATTTGCGGTACAGACCTTCTTTATCGGAGTAGGAGCAGTGGTAGCTTCTGCCTTACCTTATATGCTTACGGAGTGGCTTGATGTGAGCAATACCGCATCTGCTGGCCAGATTCCTGATTCGGTAAAAATTTCATTCTATCTGGGAGCTTTTGCTTTTTTCAGTGCTGTTATCTGGTCGGTAGTCAAGACGAAAGAATACCCACCCAAGGAGTTTAATCGCTATAATGGAGAAGAGGCTACGGAGGAACATGACCACGGAATAAGCCAGATCTTTATAGACTTTTTTAGGATGCCTAAAACTATGGTACAACTGGCAGCAGTACAGTTTTTTACCTGGTTTGCTCTTTTTTGTATGTGGCTCTATACCACAGCAGCAGTGACCGAGCACGTATATGGTACCACTGATCCCACATCAGCACTTTATAATGAAGGCGCCAATTGGGTAGGTGTGTGTTTTGCGGTATATAATGGTTTTTCAGCAGTGCTTGCTTTTCTACTGCCAAAGTTGGCACTTAGTATGGGCCGCAAAAAAGTGCATATGCTCTCTCTAATTGTTGGAGGCTTGAGCCTGATTTCTATTTTCTTTATCAGTGATCCTATCATTTTGCTTGTATCTATGCTGGGTGTAGGATTGGCCTGGGCCAGTATACTAACGATGCCCTATGCGATTTTAGCAGGCTCTTTACCCGCTTCCAAAATGGGAATTTATATGGGGATTTTTAATTTCTTTATTGTCATTCCTCAAATTATCGCATCCAGTACATTAGGCTTCATATCCCGTACCTTCTTTGAAAACCAAGGGATTTATGTATTGATGCTGGGTGGAGCAGCCATGATAGTAGCCGGATTGATGGTCATTTTTGTAAAAGATGTGGATGATGTGGTGAGGTAA
- a CDS encoding SDR family oxidoreductase, whose product MQRLKGQAALITGASSGIGQGIAIAMAREGALVGINYSSSEDGARTTLKEVKAAGSEGLIIQADVSDPDSVENMFAQFFDRFGTIDILVSNSGIQKDAPFLEMSFDDWQKVLAINLSGQFLCAQHAAREFIRRGVIKEKSKAAGKIICMSSVHDIIPWAGHINYATAKGGVMMFMKTLAQELAHHKIRVNSLSPGAIKTPINEEVWKDEAQRKELLKLIPYQRIGGPEDIGDAAVWLASDESDYVNGHTLYVDGGMTLYPGFIGNG is encoded by the coding sequence ATGCAAAGACTTAAAGGACAAGCTGCACTTATTACCGGAGCCAGTTCTGGCATAGGTCAGGGCATCGCCATTGCTATGGCGAGAGAAGGCGCCCTTGTTGGAATTAATTATTCCAGTAGTGAAGATGGTGCCAGAACCACTTTGAAAGAGGTCAAGGCAGCAGGCAGTGAAGGGCTGATCATACAAGCGGATGTTAGTGATCCTGACAGCGTAGAAAATATGTTTGCGCAGTTTTTTGATCGTTTTGGAACGATAGACATTCTGGTCAGTAATTCCGGTATACAGAAAGATGCGCCTTTTTTGGAAATGAGTTTTGACGATTGGCAAAAAGTGCTTGCCATCAACCTGAGCGGGCAGTTTCTCTGTGCTCAGCATGCCGCCAGAGAGTTTATTCGTCGGGGCGTTATTAAAGAAAAGTCCAAAGCAGCAGGTAAAATTATTTGTATGAGCTCTGTCCATGATATCATTCCCTGGGCAGGCCATATCAATTATGCTACTGCCAAAGGCGGTGTGATGATGTTTATGAAAACGCTGGCACAAGAACTGGCCCATCATAAAATCAGGGTAAACTCCCTGAGTCCAGGTGCTATTAAAACTCCTATCAACGAAGAAGTGTGGAAAGATGAAGCGCAACGGAAAGAATTGCTTAAACTGATTCCTTACCAACGTATAGGGGGACCTGAAGACATTGGAGATGCAGCGGTTTGGCTGGCCTCCGATGAATCTGACTATGTCAATGGCCATACTCTCTATGTAGATGGTGGCATGACATTGTACCCAGGCTTTATTGGCAACGGCTGA